The DNA sequence GGCCGGCGGGCGACGATGCGATACGTGACGCGTCGCCGGGCGCGATGGCGCCGCGCACGCTGCGGCTCGGGCGGATCGGGATCACCGCGCCCATCGGCGTGGCGACGGTGCCGGGCGGCGTGCTGACTCCGCCGGACGACGTCTCCACCGTCGGCATCTGGACCGGCGGGGCCGCGCTGGGCGACGACGACGGCACCACGCTGCTCGCCGGTCACGTCAATCTGATGGGCCAGGGGCCGGGCGCGCTGTTCGACCTGGCCCGCATGCGCCCCGGGGACATCATCTACACCTCGGACAACGCCGGTGCGACCACCGAGTGGCGGGTGACGGCCGTGACCGAACGGCCCAAGACGGACGGCGTGGAGCCGAGCGTGTTCGACGGTCCGGAGGGCCCGCGTCGCCTGGCCGTCGTCACCTGCGGTGGCGAGCTGACCTACGCCGGCGGCGTGGGCGACTACACGGACAACGTCTACCTGTATGCCGAACCCGTGCGCTGATACCCTCGCCGGGTGAAGCGAAGTGTCTGGGGAGGGGCGCTCGCGGTCACTGTCGGGGTGACCGTGGCGGCGTGCGGCGGGCAGGGGGGACCGGCCGATGGTGCGCGTGCGGCGGAACCGTCGGAATCGGCATCGCCTGCACCCTCTGCCGGCGTGCCCGCGGAGCCCGGCCCGGCGTTGGGAATGTGCGGTTCCGTCACCGACGCCGAGTTGGCCGCGACCACGGAGATCACCTTGCCGCTGACGGCGGTGCGCGACACTGTCGGCTGCCAATGGGATGTCGGGCTGGTCGATCTGGGATCGCACGTGAGCTTCACCTGGTACCGGGGCAGCCCCATCGGCCGTGAACGCGCAATCGACGGCGCGGTAGGACGTGTCGTGCAGGACGTGACAGTCGCCGGACAGCCCGGCTTCTCCTCGCAGGCCGATTCGTCGCTGTGCGAGGTGGGGGTCCAGTACGGTGCGGACTTCTTCCTCTGGTCGGTCTCCTACGGGGTGGACGAGCCCAGTCCGCCGACGGGAGGCGTGTGCGACGTGGCGATGACGTTGGCGACGATGACGGCGGAGCGTGCCGGATGATCGCGCATCTCCGGCCACTGCGCACCCTGCGTGCGCAGCGTGCGGCGCGCCGGCGGGGCGTGCTCGCGGCGCTCGCCGCCTGCCTGTTCGCGGCGGGGTGCACGCAGGCGATCCCGGGTGAGGCGACGGTGGCCCGTGCGGGCACGGGCCCCGCCGGCGAAGAGTACGTCAACCTGCTGAGGGAATGCACCGTGGTCCCGATGGAGGCGATCGCCGAGGCGGTGGGTGTGCTGAACGTGTACTCCACCTTTTCGGGCGCAGTATGCCGATGGTCATCGCTCGACGGGGATACCGACGTTCAGCTGAACTGGTTCGAAAGCGGCACGGTGGACCGGGAGAAGGCGGTGGCGGAGCGGCTCGGCTATGCGGTGGAGACGGTGCGCATCTCCGGGGCGTCGGCCTACGTCATGCGACCGCCCGATGATCCCGCGTCCTGCGGTGCGGTGGCGCGCGCGGGCGACGCCGGCGTGGTCGGCTGGTGGGTGCACGGGGCGCGGGTGGACCCCTGCGCTGCGGCGCGCACGCTGGTGGAACTGAGTATCAACCGCGCACTGTGACGCCCCGGCGCGGCGGAGTTTCGCCCCGACGCCTGCGCGGGCGGCCGACCCTTCGACGCTACAGGCGCGCGGCCGCCGCGGTTGAGCCACCCGGGTCGAATCGGACGCGGCGCGCCGACTTAAATGGGGCTGTGACTTTCGATGCACGGCAGACCCCGCTCCTGGACCCCGTCAACGCCGCGCTGGGCGTACGGCTACGGGAGCAGGGCCAGGGCGGGCTGGTGTACGAGCAGGCGCTGGGGGCGCGCTTCCACGACCACCGGGGGCTGTCCACGCTCGGCTCGGTGGGGGTGCTGTTGGACACCGCGGTCGCCGGCACGGTGTACGCGGCGCTGCCGTCCGGCAAGCGGTCCGTCGCCGCGTCGCTCACCGTCTCGTCGGCAGGCCCCGTCCCCGCTGCGGGGACGGTCGCCGTCTACGGACGCATCGAGAATCTGGACACCGACGCGGGGATCGGCGTGGCCTCCGGCTCGCTGCGCGACGAGGACGGGACGGTGTGCGCGATCGTCAGCGCGCGCGGGGTCGTGGTGGATCGGAACTTCGACCACGGGGCGGAGTCCGGCGCGCCCGAGCTGCCGCCCGTCACCGAGCCGGCGTCGGGGGAGGATCTGCGCGGTCGGCTGGGGCTCGACGTGGTGCAGGGCATCGCGCTGGGCGAGATCCCCCGCGGGGCGATGGCGGAGCTCATGGGGCTCGAGGTGCGGATCGTCGAGACCGGGACCATCACCGCCGTCCTCGCTCCGCAGGAGTGGATGGCCAACAGTATGGGCACCCTCCAGGGTGGGATCCTGTTGGCGGCGGCGGACCTGATCTGCGGGCTCGCCGCCGAGACCGCGACGGACCCGGGCGAGGCGTACCGCGTGCTGGACCTGCGCACCGACTTCGTGCGCTCGCCGGCGGTCACCGGCCCCGACATCCGGCTCGAGGCCAATGTGGTGCGCGTGGGGCGCCGGATCGAGCTGGTGGAGGCACGCATCGCCACCGACGACGGACGGCTGCTGACGCGCGCCTCCGCATCGGTGCTGCGCATGTGATCGCCGTGCGTTCCTGACTTCCGTGCGGAGGCGCCGGCGCCGCGGGTCAGGCGGTGGGCGCCAGGTCCGCGACGGGCGCGTCCGGATCGATGACCACGCCGGCGCCGCGCAGCGCGCCGTCGAGGACCTGCCAGATGGCGACGCGCAGGAAGTCCCCGAGCCGGTCGATGGTGAGCGGGGACGCGGGATTGCCCAGCCACCGGTTGACGGCCGAGTCCACCAGACCGGTCACGCCGAAGGCGAGCGTCTCGGCGATGTCGGCGGGCTTGCCCAGCGCTGCGAGCACCTCGGCGATCAGGTCCGACAGGCGCACGGCGATGGCCGTCTTGGTCCCGGTCACCACGCGTGATCCCACCGTGCGGTGCGACGCCGACCCGACTCCGAGGAATTGGTGCAGCCGGGGCGATTCGACGATCCAGCGCATGTATGCGGAGACGGCGTCGTCGATGGCCTCCCGGACGGTGCCCTGCGGGGTCAGCGTGGGCGAGATCGTCTCGAGCAGCATTCCGATGATGCGCTCACGGATCTGCTCGTCGAGGTCCCCGCGGCCGGAGAAGTGCCGGTAGACGACGGAACGGGGGATTCCGGCGCGCCGCGCGATGGCCTGCACGCCCACGTCGTCGGCGGATTCGCTGATGACCTCCACCGCCGCGGCGAGGATGCGTTCGCGCCGTTCCGCTTTGTGGCCGGCCCATCGGGTGGAGCGCCCGTCGGCCTGCCCGGCGCCGGTGCTGGGTTCTGCCGTCATGCGCGGTTCGTCACTCCTGGGGTCGTCGGGCACGTGATCACAGTACCCATCCGATGATTGACGCGACACCATGTCTCACTTATGTTGGTGAGACGTGGCGTCGCACACACTCTCCGGGGCGCCGAGACTACCGAGGGGACGGTGACGATGGGACCGGATATGCGGAATCCACGCGGACGGCGGGTGTTCGTGGTGGGCGTCGGGATGACGGACTTCGTCAAACCCGGGGCGCGCGAATGGGACTACCCGGACATGGCGCGCGAGGCGGGGACGGCGGCGCTCGCCGACGCGGGCATCGAGTACGGGGAGGTCGAGCAAGCTTACGTCGGCTACGTCTACGGCGAGTCGACGTCCGGGCAGCGCGCGGTCTACGAACTGGGCCTCACGGGGATCCCGGTCGTCAACGTGAACAACAACTGCTCCACCGGATCCACCGCGCTGTACCTGGCGGCGCAGTCCGTGGCGGGCGGGCTGGCGGACTGCACCCTGGCGCTGGGTTTCGAGAAGATGCAGAAGGGCTCGCTCGGCGCCACCTACGACGACCGTGAGCAGCCGATGATGCGGCACCTGCTGGCCACGGCGGAGCTGCAGGAGTTCGCCATGCCGCCCGCCCCCTACATGTTCGGGGCGGCCGGGGTCGAGCACGCCGAACGTTACGGCACCACCGCCGAACAGTTCGCCAAGATCGCGGTGAAGAACCACCGGCACTCCAAGAACAACCCGCACGCCCAGTTCCGCGACGAGTACTCGCTGGAGGAGATCCTAGGGTCGCGCCCCATCCACGGGCCCCTCACCAAGCTGCAATGCTCGCCCACCTCGGACGGATCCGGCGCGGTCGTCATCGCCTCGGAGGACTTCGTCGACCGGCACGGGCTCGCCGGGCAGGCCGTCGAGATCGCGGGGATGTCCATGGTCACCGACCTGCCGAGCACGTTCGAGGACAAATCGGTGATCAGTCTCGTCGGCGCCGACATGACCCGCACGGCCGCGCAGCGGGTGTACGAGCAGGCGCAGATCGGCCCCGACGACGTCGACGTGATCGAACTGCACGACTGCTTCTCCACCAACGAACTGCTCACCTACGAGGCGCTGGGGCTGTGCGGC is a window from the Tomitella gaofuii genome containing:
- a CDS encoding class F sortase yields the protein MMRGGPRGRRGGRLWSALLLVAAVVVLAAGGLMLTGAIGSGSGESPRPPQASGQAPTVGSASSAPPQPGPAGDDAIRDASPGAMAPRTLRLGRIGITAPIGVATVPGGVLTPPDDVSTVGIWTGGAALGDDDGTTLLAGHVNLMGQGPGALFDLARMRPGDIIYTSDNAGATTEWRVTAVTERPKTDGVEPSVFDGPEGPRRLAVVTCGGELTYAGGVGDYTDNVYLYAEPVR
- a CDS encoding DUF3558 domain-containing protein, encoding MAACGGQGGPADGARAAEPSESASPAPSAGVPAEPGPALGMCGSVTDAELAATTEITLPLTAVRDTVGCQWDVGLVDLGSHVSFTWYRGSPIGRERAIDGAVGRVVQDVTVAGQPGFSSQADSSLCEVGVQYGADFFLWSVSYGVDEPSPPTGGVCDVAMTLATMTAERAG
- a CDS encoding DUF3558 domain-containing protein codes for the protein MIAHLRPLRTLRAQRAARRRGVLAALAACLFAAGCTQAIPGEATVARAGTGPAGEEYVNLLRECTVVPMEAIAEAVGVLNVYSTFSGAVCRWSSLDGDTDVQLNWFESGTVDREKAVAERLGYAVETVRISGASAYVMRPPDDPASCGAVARAGDAGVVGWWVHGARVDPCAAARTLVELSINRAL
- a CDS encoding PaaI family thioesterase, which produces MTFDARQTPLLDPVNAALGVRLREQGQGGLVYEQALGARFHDHRGLSTLGSVGVLLDTAVAGTVYAALPSGKRSVAASLTVSSAGPVPAAGTVAVYGRIENLDTDAGIGVASGSLRDEDGTVCAIVSARGVVVDRNFDHGAESGAPELPPVTEPASGEDLRGRLGLDVVQGIALGEIPRGAMAELMGLEVRIVETGTITAVLAPQEWMANSMGTLQGGILLAAADLICGLAAETATDPGEAYRVLDLRTDFVRSPAVTGPDIRLEANVVRVGRRIELVEARIATDDGRLLTRASASVLRM
- a CDS encoding TetR/AcrR family transcriptional regulator codes for the protein MTAEPSTGAGQADGRSTRWAGHKAERRERILAAAVEVISESADDVGVQAIARRAGIPRSVVYRHFSGRGDLDEQIRERIIGMLLETISPTLTPQGTVREAIDDAVSAYMRWIVESPRLHQFLGVGSASHRTVGSRVVTGTKTAIAVRLSDLIAEVLAALGKPADIAETLAFGVTGLVDSAVNRWLGNPASPLTIDRLGDFLRVAIWQVLDGALRGAGVVIDPDAPVADLAPTA
- a CDS encoding lipid-transfer protein, which translates into the protein MGPDMRNPRGRRVFVVGVGMTDFVKPGAREWDYPDMAREAGTAALADAGIEYGEVEQAYVGYVYGESTSGQRAVYELGLTGIPVVNVNNNCSTGSTALYLAAQSVAGGLADCTLALGFEKMQKGSLGATYDDREQPMMRHLLATAELQEFAMPPAPYMFGAAGVEHAERYGTTAEQFAKIAVKNHRHSKNNPHAQFRDEYSLEEILGSRPIHGPLTKLQCSPTSDGSGAVVIASEDFVDRHGLAGQAVEIAGMSMVTDLPSTFEDKSVISLVGADMTRTAAQRVYEQAQIGPDDVDVIELHDCFSTNELLTYEALGLCGPGEGGALVDADDTTYGGRWVVNPSGGLISKGHPLGATGLAQCSELTWQLRGSADARQVASAAAPSGVALQHNIGLGGAVVVAAYRPAER